TGCCGGCCCGGATGGAAGCGCTGCTCGCCTGGTCCGGCGTCGCGGTGGCCGAGCTTTCGCACCTGATGGCCTCGATGGTAGGCATGCTGCTGCTGTTCCTCGCGGCCGGCATCTGGCGCCGTATCGATGCGGCCTACTGGATGGTGCTGGCGCTACTGGCGGCGGGCGCCGGGTTCACGCTGCTCAAGGGGCTGCACTGGGAGGAATCGCTGATGCTGGCGCTGGCGGCGCTCGCGCTGCTGCCGTTCCGCGCCAGTTTCTACCGGCAGGGCCACCTCACCGGAAATCTCCTCTCCGTCCCCAGCGTGCTCGCCATGCTGGCGGTGGCCGGCATCGCCGTCGGCATCCTGCTCGCCGCCTACCGCGACGTTCCCTATACGGACGACCTGTGGTGGACCTTCCTCGGCGATTCCGATGCGCCGCGTTCGATGCGCGCGCTCGCCGCTGCGGTGGTCGGCGGCCTGCTGGTCGCGGGTTGGCAGGTGGCGGGCGTGCGCCAGACCGGCGGCGCCGATGCCGGCGATCTCGCGAAAGCCGCCGCCATCTTCGCGTCGGCGCCCGAAGGCCATGCCGACGCCAACCTGATGTTTTCCGGCGACAAGTCCTTCGTCTTCACGCCGTCCGGCCGCTCGTTCGTGATGTACCGCCCGCGCGGTGGGCTATGGGTCTCGATGGGCAATCCGGTGGGCGATCCGGGTGAGACGGTCGCCGCGCTCACCGCCTTCCATGAGGCCGCCGACCGGGCCGGCAAGTCACCGGTGATCTATGCCGCCGGGGGCGACCTGCTGCCGGCGCTGGTCGAACTCGGCTACGTCATCCGCAAGATCGGCGAGACCGCCTGCGTCGATGTCCAGGCGTTCAGCCTGCAAGGCCCCGCCCGCGCCCGCCTGCGTCAGGCCAACAACCGCCAGCTCCGTGATGGCTGGACCGTCGAGGTGATCCCCGCTGGCGGGGCCGCGCCCTGGGAGGCGCTGAAGCGGGTCTCGGATGCCTGGCTCGCCGACCAGTCCGGCCGCGAGAAGAGCTTCTCCCTCGGCCGGTTCGACCTCGAATACCTGTCGCGGTTCCCGGTCGCGCTGGTGCGCAAGCCCGGCGCGCCGCCGGTCGCCTTCGCCTCGCTCTGGCCCGGCCCCGGAGGGCGCGAGATCGCGGTCGACCTGATGCGCCATACGAAGGAGGCCCCGAACGGGGTGATGGAATTCCTGTTCATCGGCCTCCTCGACTGGGCCAAGGCGCAAGGCTTCCAGACGCTGGACCTTGGCATGGCGCCATTGTCCGGCATGCGGGCAGGGCGCTTCTCGCCGGCGCTCTCCAAGATCGGACAGATCGTCTACGACCAGGGCGAAAGCCTCTACGGCTTCCGGGGGCTCAGGGCCTACAAGTCGAAGTTCCAGCCGGACTGGCGGCCCCTGTTCATCGCGGCCCCGCCGCGCGTGTCCCTGCCGGTGGCGCTCGCGGCCGTGGCGCTGCTCACCTCCGGCGGCGTACGTGGCCTGCTCGGCCTGAAGGACGGCTAGTCGCCGCTGTCCGGTTCCGCTTCGGCGGTGTCGCGGCGAGGGCGGGCGACCAGTTCGCCAAGGTCGGTCAGCTCGATGAAGGCATCCGCCTCCCGGCGCAGCTCGTCGGACAGCATTGGCGGGGTGGCGTTCAGCGTCGAGACCACCGAGACGCGCACGCCCTTGGCCTTCACGGCCTCCACCAGCCGCCGAAAGTCCCCGTTGCCGCTGAACAGCACGATATGGTCGGCCCAGCCGGCCGCCTCCAGCATGTCGACCGCCAGTTCCACATCCATGTTGCCGCGCACCCGCTTGCGCCCGTCACGGTCAACGAACTCCCGCGCGGCCTTCCGCACCACGTTGAACCCGTTATAGGCCAGCCAGTCGACCAGCGGGCGGACCGGGCTGTACTCGTCGGACTCCACCAGGGCAGTATAGTAATTCGCCCTCACCAGCCGCCCGCGGGCCTGGAACTCCTTGAGAAGCTTGCGAAAATCGATTTCCAGCCCCAGCGCCCGCGCCGCCGCGTAGAGATTGGCGCCGTCGATGAACAGGGCGATGCGCTCATCCTTGTAGAAGGCCATTGGCAAGGTCCTTTAACTGCAATAGGAGGGGGGCCAATCGATTGCCCGGACGATCAAAGCCCTCCGATTACCGGTCCTTGCCAAAGCCTGCAAGGATGGGTTGCCGGGGTGTGCTGCAGCGCATATAAAGGGCGGTTCACAGGAGAATTGTCCGAATGGCACGCGTCACCGTCGAAGATTGCATCGAAAAGGTCCCGAACCGGTTCGAACTGGTCCTTTTGGCCGGCCACCGCGCGCGGATGATCCGCGAAGGCTCGCCGCTGACGGTTGACCGCGACAATGACAAGGACCCGGTCGTTTCGCTGCGCGAGATTGCCGATGCGTCGATCGACCTGAAAGTCGTCAAGGAAGCCCTGATCTCCAACCTGCAGGACATCCGTCCGGGCGAGGAGAACGAGCGCGAGGCCGACCGTCAGGCCCTCATGGCGTCGCCGGCTGCGACCGAGGACGATGTCCTGCGCGCCTACCAGGCTGAAATCGAATCCGGGCGCGACGATCGCCTCTAGGAGCCCAGATGGACGGCAGCGCCCTTTCCGCATCGGAAAAAGGGGCTGGCGCTAACGCTGGCAAGGCAGCCGATGTGCCGGAGGCCGCTGATGCGTTGCCCCCGGTGCCGACCCGCGAAGAACTGATCGCCAAGGTTCGTGCCTATCACCCGCGCGTGAAATCCGAACTGCTCGGCCAGGCCTACGATTTCGCCAAGAAGCATCACGGCATCCAGACGCGCGATTCCGGCGAGGCCTACTATTCCCACCCGATCCGCGTTGCGAACCTGCTCGCCGATGTGCACCTCGACGAGGTGACCATCGCCGCCGGCCTCCTGCATGATGTGGTCGAGGATACCGAGATCGACATCGGCGATATCGAAGTGCGCTTCGGCGCCGACGTCGCAGAACTGGTCGACGGCGTCACCAAGCTCGACAAGCTCGAATTCTCCTCCAAGGAAGCTGCGCAGGCCGAGAACTTCCAGAAGTTCATCCTGGCCATGACCAGCGACATCCGCGTGCTGCTGGTCAAGCTGGCGGACCGCCTGCACAACATGGAAACGCTGCACCATCGCAAGAAGGCCGAAAGCCGCCAGCGCACGGCCCGCGAGACCATGGACATCTATGCGCCGCTCGCACGCCGCGTCGGCCTCTATGATGTCGCGGCCCGGATGGACGACCTCGCCTTCCAGGAGCTGAACCCGGAAGCGCGCCGCGCCATCCTTTACCGGCTTGAGGAACTCGACCGCGAGAACAGCGGGGACCTCGACCGTATACGGACAGATCTCGACAAGCTCCTCAAAGGCACCGGCCTGAACTACCGCCTCAAGGGCCGCCGCAAGCAGCCCTATTCGCTGTGGCGCAAACTGGAGCGCAAGTCGATCTCGTTCCGCGACGTGGCCGACCTCTTCGCCTTCCGCGTCATCCTCGATACGCCGCGCGACTGCTACACCGCTCTCGGTGCCATCCATACCCACTGGGCCTGCATCCCGGACCGGTTCCGCGATTTCATCTCGGTGCCGAAGCCGAACGGCTATGCCAGCCTGCACACCACCGTGCGCGCCTCCGGCAACCGCCGCGTCGAACTGCAGATCCGCACCGAAGCGATGGACCGCACGGCCGAATTCGGCGTCGCCGCCCACTGGGGCTACAAGAACCGTGCCTATGGCTTCGACCTCGACTCCGCCCGCGCCGCCGGCCTCGATCCCGAAGCCAACCTCAAGGCCTTCGCCGAACTGCTGCGCGACGGGGCGGAGCCCGGCGAATTCCTCGAGCATGCCAAGCTCGAAATGTACCGCGAGCACGTCTTCACCTTCACGCCGAAGGGCAAGCTGATCATCCTGCCGGCCGGCGCGATGCCGCTGGACTTCGCCTACGCTGTCCATTCGGCGGTCGGCGATTCCACCATCGGTGCACGGATCAATGGCGAGGCGAAATCTATGCGCCGCCCGCTGAAGAATGGCGATGTGGTCGAGATCATCCGGGGCCGCGCGCCGGCGCCGGTGATTGGCTGGGAGGCAATGACCTATACGGGCCGGGCGAAATCGAAACAGCGCAAGCTGGAACGCGATCTCGAAGCAGCCGAATTCCGCCGTCTCGGCGAAGGCCTGATCAACCAGGCCCTGCGCCGCGCCGGCGTCGACCCCGTCGACGTGATGCTGATCGATGTCGCCAAGAAGCTCGGCATTCCGTCCGTGGACGACATGCG
The genomic region above belongs to Acidobacteriota bacterium and contains:
- a CDS encoding bifunctional lysylphosphatidylglycerol flippase/synthetase MprF → MSDDTSSPDASAPAPAGAAAASVRGGEFGWRVFVDAMVPPVAAVVCFVIGVLLIFSAAQPSLPARMEALLAWSGVAVAELSHLMASMVGMLLLFLAAGIWRRIDAAYWMVLALLAAGAGFTLLKGLHWEESLMLALAALALLPFRASFYRQGHLTGNLLSVPSVLAMLAVAGIAVGILLAAYRDVPYTDDLWWTFLGDSDAPRSMRALAAAVVGGLLVAGWQVAGVRQTGGADAGDLAKAAAIFASAPEGHADANLMFSGDKSFVFTPSGRSFVMYRPRGGLWVSMGNPVGDPGETVAALTAFHEAADRAGKSPVIYAAGGDLLPALVELGYVIRKIGETACVDVQAFSLQGPARARLRQANNRQLRDGWTVEVIPAGGAAPWEALKRVSDAWLADQSGREKSFSLGRFDLEYLSRFPVALVRKPGAPPVAFASLWPGPGGREIAVDLMRHTKEAPNGVMEFLFIGLLDWAKAQGFQTLDLGMAPLSGMRAGRFSPALSKIGQIVYDQGESLYGFRGLRAYKSKFQPDWRPLFIAAPPRVSLPVALAAVALLTSGGVRGLLGLKDG
- a CDS encoding NYN domain-containing protein; translation: MAFYKDERIALFIDGANLYAAARALGLEIDFRKLLKEFQARGRLVRANYYTALVESDEYSPVRPLVDWLAYNGFNVVRKAAREFVDRDGRKRVRGNMDVELAVDMLEAAGWADHIVLFSGNGDFRRLVEAVKAKGVRVSVVSTLNATPPMLSDELRREADAFIELTDLGELVARPRRDTAEAEPDSGD
- a CDS encoding DNA-directed RNA polymerase subunit omega → MARVTVEDCIEKVPNRFELVLLAGHRARMIREGSPLTVDRDNDKDPVVSLREIADASIDLKVVKEALISNLQDIRPGEENEREADRQALMASPAATEDDVLRAYQAEIESGRDDRL
- a CDS encoding bifunctional (p)ppGpp synthetase/guanosine-3',5'-bis(diphosphate) 3'-pyrophosphohydrolase is translated as MDGSALSASEKGAGANAGKAADVPEAADALPPVPTREELIAKVRAYHPRVKSELLGQAYDFAKKHHGIQTRDSGEAYYSHPIRVANLLADVHLDEVTIAAGLLHDVVEDTEIDIGDIEVRFGADVAELVDGVTKLDKLEFSSKEAAQAENFQKFILAMTSDIRVLLVKLADRLHNMETLHHRKKAESRQRTARETMDIYAPLARRVGLYDVAARMDDLAFQELNPEARRAILYRLEELDRENSGDLDRIRTDLDKLLKGTGLNYRLKGRRKQPYSLWRKLERKSISFRDVADLFAFRVILDTPRDCYTALGAIHTHWACIPDRFRDFISVPKPNGYASLHTTVRASGNRRVELQIRTEAMDRTAEFGVAAHWGYKNRAYGFDLDSARAAGLDPEANLKAFAELLRDGAEPGEFLEHAKLEMYREHVFTFTPKGKLIILPAGAMPLDFAYAVHSAVGDSTIGARINGEAKSMRRPLKNGDVVEIIRGRAPAPVIGWEAMTYTGRAKSKQRKLERDLEAAEFRRLGEGLINQALRRAGVDPVDVMLIDVAKKLGIPSVDDMREGAGRGRIQTSAIINAAFPGYAAERTDDADKTPIDNRHAPLFVEGKDLMPGVTLHLGQCCRPLPGDRIIGVQVPDKGLVVHVSSCPRLAEYDDRPELWRDLKWTELAKTGAVATGRIRINASNQKGVLAKLCSAVAESNGNIVGLVTGARHPDFIELTMDIEVEDLKRLTQILAALRSLAVVDRAVRDQEGQDEQ